In a genomic window of Streptococcus mitis NCTC 12261:
- a CDS encoding DNA-dependent RNA polymerase subunit epsilon → MIYKVFYQETKERSPRRETTRALYLDIDANSELEGRIAARQLVEENRPEYNIEYIELLSDKLLDYEKETGAFEITEF, encoded by the coding sequence ATGATTTACAAAGTTTTTTATCAAGAAACAAAAGAACGTAGCCCACGCCGTGAAACAACACGCGCACTATACCTAGACATCGATGCTAACTCAGAACTTGAGGGCCGTATCGCTGCTCGCCAACTTGTCGAAGAAAATCGCCCAGAGTACAATATCGAGTATATCGAACTCTTGTCTGACAAATTGCTAGATTACGAAAAAGAAACTGGCGCCTTCGAAATTACGGAGTTCTAA